A stretch of DNA from Halobacteriovorax sp. JY17:
AGTCTTCCCAGAGTTCTAGATAGAATTCGTCTTCTTTCTTCTTTTCTACAGTGACAGTTTGAAAATCTAGAAACTTTATTTTGACAAAGGCCTTGGCAATCTTCTTCGTTGTTCCATACTTCTGTTGGTATCTTCTGAGGCGCTCTGTTAATTCAAGACTAAGCCCAGAGATATATTCTAAGCATTTACCTATATCTTCAATATCTTTATTAAAAGTATGCTCAACGGAAATAGACTTTCTATCTGTGGTAGGAATAACTTCTCTATGATCAATGCCGCGAGATTTATAATAGAGAGACTTTCCCATCTTTCCGAATATGGCCTCTAGTTTTTCTAACTCCCAGGCCCTAACCTTTTCACAGGTATCTAATCCATAATCATATAATTTGGAGGCACTGACTTTTCCTATACCTGGAATCTTCCTCACATCAAGAGGTTTTACAAATTCATCAACTTGATCGGGAGTGATAACAAATAGTCCCGAAGGTTTCTTCCAGTCGCTAGCTATCTTTGCTAAGAATTTATTGGGAGCAACTCCTGCAGAAGCAGTCAGCTCTGTTTCTTTAAAAATAAGCCTTTGTATTTCTTTGGCGATAAGTGTGGCACTTCCGTTAAATTTATCGCATTCGCTCACATCTAGAAAGGCTTCGTCTAAACTTAGAGGTTCGATAGAATCTGTGAAGCGTTTAAAAATTCTATGAATGAGTTCAGAGGCTTCTTTGTATTTTTTAAAGTCTGGAGGAATAATTTTTAAGTGAGGACACTTTCTAATGGCCATAGAAGATGGCATTGCTGCTCGTACTCCAAACTCTCTCGCAAGATAATTACTAGTACAGAGGACACTCCTTGAGTTGGGAGGTCCTCCAATGGCGAGAGGAATATTTCTAAGAGTTGGATCATCCCTCATCTCAACGGCAGCATAGAAGCAGTCCATATCAATGTGGATAATTTTTCTATCCATCTCTCTCTTACTCGTAAGTTCTCATAAGGCCGATGAGAATTCCTGCAATAGAGAATTCAGACTCTCTAGGGTCTACGAGGAT
This window harbors:
- the dinB gene encoding DNA polymerase IV — protein: MDRKIIHIDMDCFYAAVEMRDDPTLRNIPLAIGGPPNSRSVLCTSNYLAREFGVRAAMPSSMAIRKCPHLKIIPPDFKKYKEASELIHRIFKRFTDSIEPLSLDEAFLDVSECDKFNGSATLIAKEIQRLIFKETELTASAGVAPNKFLAKIASDWKKPSGLFVITPDQVDEFVKPLDVRKIPGIGKVSASKLYDYGLDTCEKVRAWELEKLEAIFGKMGKSLYYKSRGIDHREVIPTTDRKSISVEHTFNKDIEDIGKCLEYISGLSLELTERLRRYQQKYGTTKKIAKAFVKIKFLDFQTVTVEKKKEDEFYLELWEDFKFNTELSEHIAELTKIAYQRGQRPVRLIGIGVRLEQGDTGPRQLKLI